One Mycolicibacterium fortuitum subsp. fortuitum genomic window carries:
- a CDS encoding OsmC family protein, whose product MANRTHRYEAEVTWTGNTGSGTSGYRDYARDHDVTGVEASGKPTILGSADPAFRGDPQRWNPEELLVVSLSQCHMLWYLALCAKAGITVTAYSDRPDGVMSENAEGSGVFTEVTLRPRVTIAEPSRVGDATELHHEAHRMCFIANSVNFPVSAEPTVTASA is encoded by the coding sequence ATGGCCAACCGGACGCATCGATACGAGGCCGAGGTGACCTGGACCGGTAATACGGGTTCCGGGACCAGTGGCTACCGCGATTACGCACGCGACCATGACGTGACCGGTGTCGAGGCGTCCGGCAAGCCGACCATCCTGGGCAGCGCTGACCCGGCCTTCCGCGGCGACCCGCAGCGCTGGAACCCCGAGGAACTGCTCGTGGTCAGCCTGTCCCAGTGCCACATGCTGTGGTATCTGGCGCTGTGCGCCAAGGCGGGCATCACCGTGACGGCCTACAGCGACCGCCCGGACGGGGTGATGAGCGAAAACGCCGAGGGCAGTGGCGTTTTCACCGAGGTTACGTTACGGCCGCGGGTGACCATCGCCGAGCCGAGTCGGGTCGGCGATGCCACCGAGTTGCATCACGAAGCCCACCGGATGTGCTTCATCGCCAATTCGGTCAACTTTCCGGTGAGTGCCGAGCCCACGGTTACCGCTTCGGCCTAG
- a CDS encoding NAD(P)H-dependent amine dehydrogenase family protein, with protein sequence MSQTSPYRVVQWTTGNVGKSSVAAIARNPTLELVGCYAWSPDKAGKDVGELVGIDPLGVTATNDVQALLALKPDVVVYNPMWIDVDELVEILSAGVNVVATASFITGHNQGEGRDRIAEACRKGGSTMFGSGISPGYVNQLAIVAAGICDRVDKITVNEAADTTFYDSPETEKPVGFGQPIDHPDLQAMTAHGTGVFGEAVRMIGDALGIEFDEVRCDAEYAQTTEDLDLGSWTIPAGGVAGVFVSWKGIVGGATRVELTLRWRKGQALQPDWQIDQDGWVIEVAGRPTVTMKVGFLPPPDFEATTLEEFMVLGHIMTATPPINAIPAVVNAAPGIVTYNDLPLILPRGVVPTN encoded by the coding sequence ATGTCACAAACTTCTCCGTACCGAGTTGTCCAGTGGACGACGGGAAACGTCGGCAAGAGTTCGGTGGCGGCCATCGCCCGCAACCCGACCCTGGAACTGGTCGGCTGCTACGCGTGGTCACCGGACAAGGCCGGAAAGGACGTCGGAGAGCTCGTCGGCATCGACCCCCTGGGTGTCACCGCCACCAACGACGTGCAGGCACTGCTGGCCCTCAAACCGGATGTCGTGGTTTACAACCCGATGTGGATCGACGTCGATGAACTCGTCGAGATCCTTTCCGCCGGAGTCAATGTCGTGGCGACCGCCTCATTCATCACCGGGCACAACCAGGGTGAGGGCCGGGACCGCATCGCCGAGGCGTGCCGCAAGGGCGGTTCCACCATGTTCGGGTCCGGCATCAGCCCGGGCTACGTCAACCAGCTGGCGATCGTGGCGGCCGGCATCTGCGACCGGGTGGACAAGATCACTGTCAACGAAGCGGCCGACACCACCTTCTACGATTCCCCGGAAACCGAGAAGCCGGTCGGGTTCGGGCAGCCGATCGACCATCCCGACCTGCAAGCCATGACCGCCCACGGCACCGGAGTCTTCGGAGAGGCGGTGCGGATGATCGGCGACGCACTCGGAATCGAATTCGACGAGGTGCGCTGCGACGCCGAATACGCCCAGACCACAGAGGATCTCGATCTCGGGTCGTGGACCATCCCGGCCGGGGGTGTAGCCGGGGTCTTCGTCAGCTGGAAAGGGATCGTGGGCGGTGCCACTCGCGTCGAGCTCACCCTGCGGTGGCGCAAAGGCCAGGCCCTGCAACCGGATTGGCAGATCGATCAGGATGGCTGGGTGATCGAGGTGGCCGGCCGCCCCACCGTGACGATGAAGGTCGGCTTCCTGCCGCCACCGGACTTCGAGGCCACCACGCTGGAGGAGTTCATGGTGCTGGGGCACATCATGACCGCAACTCCCCCGATCAATGCGATTCCCGCGGTGGTGAACGCCGCACCCGGCATCGTCACCTATAACGACCTCCCACTGATCCTGCCGCGCGGGGTAGTGCCGACGAACTAG
- a CDS encoding TetR/AcrR family transcriptional regulator C-terminal domain-containing protein, with the protein MTTGNAPRKGRGRPPRIDQQQIIAAARAMPPGELTMQAVADALGVDRTTLHYYVGDRDGLLELVVADLFETELRSIRLPEGASWQEILRAYGSAIRQGVLKLGVTATSFRLSGTGGAASLALAEQVLRALTTAGFGTDDAGRALTLVSGLAMSAAHDVLGSAGSRLRHQTPEVVRALKELPSSDFPLLSGVVAERAAVTTATDDFDFNLDIVVAGLERYLAE; encoded by the coding sequence GTGACCACCGGAAACGCGCCGCGCAAGGGCCGCGGCCGTCCGCCGCGCATCGATCAGCAGCAGATCATCGCCGCGGCGCGCGCCATGCCGCCCGGCGAGCTGACGATGCAGGCGGTGGCTGATGCGCTCGGAGTGGACCGCACGACGCTGCACTATTACGTCGGCGATCGAGATGGCTTGCTCGAGTTGGTGGTGGCCGATCTTTTCGAGACCGAACTGCGCTCGATCAGGCTGCCTGAGGGCGCGAGCTGGCAGGAGATCCTGCGGGCTTACGGCAGTGCGATCCGCCAGGGGGTGCTGAAACTCGGCGTGACCGCGACCAGTTTCCGTTTGAGTGGTACCGGCGGAGCGGCCAGCCTCGCGTTGGCCGAGCAGGTCCTGCGCGCCTTGACCACCGCGGGATTCGGTACCGACGACGCGGGGCGGGCCCTCACCTTGGTGTCAGGACTTGCGATGTCAGCCGCGCATGATGTGCTGGGGTCGGCCGGTTCTCGGCTGCGCCATCAGACGCCCGAAGTGGTTCGCGCGTTGAAAGAGCTTCCTTCGAGCGACTTTCCGCTGCTCAGCGGAGTGGTGGCCGAGCGGGCCGCCGTGACGACCGCGACCGATGATTTCGACTTCAACCTCGACATCGTGGTTGCCGGCCTCGAGCGGTACCTGGCCGAGTAG
- a CDS encoding MmpS family transport accessory protein — protein MLKKAWIPLTLVVVVALGAYAILRIRDSNHHEPRAADGSGITANFNPKHITYEVSGSGGTANLNYLDENGQPHLIENTPLPWSFTIVTTLPSMSANIMAQGDRDVSDLRCRVTVDGEVRDDRASTDTVKPFIYCLVKSV, from the coding sequence TTGCTCAAGAAAGCGTGGATACCGCTGACTTTGGTGGTGGTCGTCGCTCTGGGCGCGTACGCGATCTTGCGGATTCGTGATTCCAACCATCACGAGCCGAGGGCAGCAGATGGGTCCGGTATCACCGCGAACTTCAATCCGAAGCACATCACGTATGAGGTCAGCGGTTCCGGTGGAACTGCGAATCTGAACTATCTCGACGAGAACGGTCAGCCCCACCTCATCGAAAACACGCCGCTGCCTTGGTCATTCACGATCGTGACGACGCTGCCCTCGATGTCGGCCAACATCATGGCCCAGGGCGACCGCGACGTGAGCGATCTGCGGTGCCGGGTGACGGTCGACGGCGAGGTCCGTGACGACCGGGCCAGTACCGACACCGTCAAACCGTTCATCTACTGCTTGGTGAAATCCGTATGA
- a CDS encoding RND family transporter, with the protein MGTAHSKPHRPFLGHMVRIFSLPIIVFWVLVVVALGTLVPSLDAVAEMRQVPLSPTNSPSYQGMLNIGKVFQQYDSDSSAMVVLEGEDKLGDEAHKYYDQIVDKLEADHEHVQNIQDFWSDPLTAAGSQSVDGKSAYVQIFLNGSQGTSASHESVAAVRDIVASVPAPPGIKAHVAGNTVLNADTQVAGHQSMGTMELVSVGVIIVMLLFIYRSIVTMLVSMVIIGLELFAAQLVTAAAGYVNIIGLTPYAVSMVTMLSLAAGTDYVIFLLGRYHEERSKGLEKDDAFYVAYHGVSHVILGSGLTIAGACMCLTMTTLPYFQTMGLPCAIAILVIIAAALTLAPAVLTVASKFGLLDPKRELSTKGWRKVGTSVVRWPIPIIFVTSLIAVIGFVSLLTYVPQYNDQKFTPADMPANLAMGVADRHFSQARMNPELLMLEADHDLRNPADMLVIDRVAKGVVHMRGIERVQTITRPLGSPIEHSSIPFLLGAQNAGTLQGAKFNNDNSAQMLEQADEMSQTVASMERMYTLMSELTDTTHSMVGRTHEMVEATQEMRDHLADFDDFFRPLRNYLYWEPHCFDIPVCQSMRSIFDTLDGIDKLTDEMQGLTIDMDRMDQLMPQMLPVLRSTIDSMSRMRDFMIATHSTMAGTQAQQQELAKGATEIGLYFDQAKNDDFFYLPPDVFQNPDFERGLKMFVSPDGHAVRYIITHQGDPASVEGIAHVRDLKGVVADAVKGTPLANAKVSLAGTASMYADMQDGVKTDLMIAIIASMILIFSIMLIITRSVVAALVIVGTVAASLGTACGLSVLLWQDILGLGVQWIVIPLSMVILLAVGSDYNLLVVSRLREEIHAGLNTGIIRAVGATGRVVTAAGLVFAFTMASMIVSDLRVIGQLGTTIGIGLIVDTLIVRSFMTPSIAAALGRWFWWPLNTFEITRQGRLDRERKKLDESTAPIPTTTA; encoded by the coding sequence ATGGGCACCGCACACTCGAAGCCGCACCGCCCGTTCCTGGGCCACATGGTCCGGATCTTCTCGCTGCCGATCATCGTCTTCTGGGTGCTCGTGGTGGTGGCGCTGGGCACCCTTGTGCCCTCCCTCGACGCCGTCGCCGAAATGCGGCAGGTGCCGTTGAGCCCGACGAATTCGCCGTCGTATCAAGGCATGTTGAACATCGGCAAGGTGTTTCAGCAGTACGACTCGGACTCCTCGGCGATGGTCGTGCTGGAGGGCGAGGACAAGCTCGGCGACGAGGCGCACAAGTACTACGACCAGATCGTCGACAAGCTCGAAGCCGATCACGAGCATGTGCAGAACATCCAGGATTTCTGGAGTGATCCGCTGACCGCTGCGGGTTCGCAGAGCGTGGACGGCAAGTCGGCATACGTGCAGATCTTCCTCAACGGTTCCCAGGGCACCAGCGCCAGCCACGAGTCGGTGGCCGCGGTGCGCGACATCGTCGCCTCGGTACCCGCACCGCCCGGAATCAAAGCTCACGTCGCGGGCAATACCGTGCTCAACGCGGACACCCAGGTTGCCGGACATCAGAGCATGGGCACCATGGAGTTGGTGTCGGTCGGCGTCATCATCGTGATGCTGCTGTTCATCTACCGATCCATCGTGACGATGTTGGTGTCGATGGTCATCATCGGCCTGGAACTGTTTGCCGCTCAATTGGTCACGGCGGCCGCGGGATATGTGAACATCATCGGGCTGACCCCGTATGCGGTCAGCATGGTCACCATGCTGTCACTGGCGGCGGGTACCGACTACGTGATCTTCCTGCTGGGCCGGTACCACGAGGAACGATCGAAAGGCCTGGAGAAAGACGACGCGTTCTACGTCGCCTATCACGGTGTCTCCCATGTGATCCTGGGCTCGGGGTTGACCATCGCCGGCGCGTGCATGTGTTTGACCATGACGACGCTGCCCTACTTCCAGACCATGGGTCTGCCGTGTGCCATCGCCATCCTGGTGATCATCGCCGCGGCGCTGACGCTGGCGCCGGCTGTGCTGACGGTCGCGTCGAAGTTCGGTCTGCTGGACCCCAAGCGGGAGCTGTCCACCAAGGGCTGGCGCAAGGTCGGCACATCAGTCGTGCGCTGGCCGATCCCGATCATCTTCGTCACCAGCCTGATTGCCGTCATCGGTTTCGTCAGCCTGCTGACCTATGTGCCGCAGTACAACGACCAGAAGTTCACCCCCGCCGACATGCCGGCCAACCTGGCCATGGGTGTGGCCGACCGGCACTTCTCCCAGGCCCGGATGAACCCCGAACTGTTGATGCTGGAAGCCGACCACGATCTGCGCAACCCGGCTGACATGCTGGTGATCGACCGGGTCGCCAAAGGCGTGGTCCACATGCGCGGCATCGAACGGGTGCAGACCATCACCCGCCCGTTGGGTTCGCCCATCGAGCACAGCTCGATTCCTTTCCTGCTCGGTGCGCAGAACGCCGGAACCCTGCAGGGGGCGAAGTTCAACAACGACAACTCGGCCCAAATGCTCGAACAGGCCGATGAGATGAGCCAGACCGTGGCGAGCATGGAACGCATGTACACCCTGATGTCGGAGCTGACCGACACCACACACAGCATGGTGGGTCGGACGCACGAGATGGTGGAAGCCACCCAGGAGATGCGCGACCATCTGGCCGACTTCGACGATTTCTTCCGGCCGCTGCGCAACTACCTGTACTGGGAGCCGCACTGCTTCGACATCCCGGTGTGTCAGTCGATGCGTTCGATCTTCGACACCTTGGATGGCATTGACAAGCTCACTGATGAAATGCAAGGTCTCACAATCGATATGGACCGCATGGACCAGCTGATGCCGCAGATGCTGCCGGTGCTCAGGTCGACCATCGACTCGATGAGCCGGATGCGCGATTTCATGATCGCCACCCACAGCACCATGGCTGGTACCCAGGCACAACAGCAGGAGCTGGCCAAGGGGGCCACCGAGATCGGTCTGTACTTCGATCAGGCCAAGAACGACGACTTCTTCTACCTACCGCCGGATGTGTTCCAGAATCCAGACTTCGAACGCGGGTTGAAGATGTTCGTCTCACCGGACGGCCATGCGGTTCGCTACATCATCACCCACCAGGGTGATCCGGCCTCGGTCGAGGGCATCGCACATGTTCGCGACCTCAAGGGCGTTGTGGCCGATGCGGTCAAGGGCACGCCGCTGGCCAACGCCAAGGTGTCGCTGGCAGGTACCGCGTCGATGTACGCCGACATGCAGGACGGAGTCAAGACGGACCTGATGATCGCGATCATCGCGTCGATGATCCTGATCTTCTCGATCATGTTGATCATCACCCGAAGCGTGGTGGCCGCCTTGGTGATCGTCGGCACGGTCGCTGCATCTCTGGGCACCGCCTGTGGTCTGTCGGTGCTGCTGTGGCAGGACATTCTCGGACTCGGCGTGCAGTGGATCGTGATCCCGCTGTCCATGGTGATCCTGCTGGCGGTGGGTTCGGACTACAACTTGCTGGTGGTCTCGCGCTTGCGCGAGGAGATCCATGCCGGGCTCAACACCGGCATCATCCGCGCAGTGGGTGCCACCGGGCGGGTGGTCACCGCAGCCGGTCTGGTGTTCGCCTTCACCATGGCGTCGATGATCGTCAGCGACCTGAGGGTGATCGGCCAGCTGGGTACCACGATCGGCATCGGCCTGATCGTCGACACGTTGATTGTCCGCTCCTTCATGACTCCGTCGATCGCCGCGGCGCTGGGCCGCTGGTTCTGGTGGCCGCTCAACACCTTTGAGATCACCAGGCAGGGACGCCTCGACCGCGAGCGCAAGAAGCTCGACGAGAGCACCGCGCCGATTCCGACGACGACGGCCTGA
- a CDS encoding TetR/AcrR family transcriptional regulator: MMTGRDNPPDAQSKLRRRTDGRLDRTRDPAILNAALAALAENGYVNTNMNDIAARAGVGKAAIYRRWSSKAALITDALVYWRPDLLDDDAPDTGSLEGDFDELVRRAVRNDEEHFSYDLVLRAAVEATHDPHLASALDDLMLLKGRRVVTAILQQAVARGELPADRDWSLVADVMTGMSLMRVISGQQIDAKFIRDVIDTLILPAVRASDR, encoded by the coding sequence ATGATGACGGGTCGTGACAATCCACCCGACGCGCAGTCGAAGCTGCGCCGGCGCACCGACGGTCGCCTCGACCGGACGCGTGACCCGGCCATCCTCAACGCAGCGCTGGCGGCACTGGCAGAGAACGGCTACGTCAACACCAACATGAACGACATCGCCGCCCGCGCCGGTGTCGGGAAGGCGGCGATCTACCGCCGCTGGTCATCGAAGGCCGCCCTGATCACCGACGCACTGGTGTACTGGCGGCCCGACCTGCTCGACGACGATGCGCCCGATACCGGCAGTCTGGAAGGCGATTTCGACGAACTCGTCCGCCGTGCGGTGCGCAACGACGAGGAGCACTTCTCCTATGATCTGGTGCTGCGCGCCGCGGTCGAGGCCACCCACGATCCGCATCTCGCGTCGGCCCTCGACGATCTGATGCTGCTCAAAGGCAGGCGCGTGGTGACGGCGATCTTGCAGCAAGCCGTGGCTCGGGGTGAGCTGCCAGCCGACCGGGATTGGTCTCTGGTCGCCGACGTGATGACCGGGATGAGTCTGATGCGGGTGATCAGTGGGCAGCAGATCGACGCGAAGTTCATCCGCGACGTCATCGACACGTTGATCCTGCCTGCGGTGCGTGCATCGGACCGATGA
- a CDS encoding DUF5994 family protein → MNGLNGTRRLASPVRLTLAARLGADIDGAWWPHTGSVANELPELVGVLHRSLGEVVDIRVNWSASEGQLDLDSIVTGTRSPTGIKLSRPRLMMVAGRDANVKLLVVPCKTSVALGGLVMRCAAAMPVEETVRRSPAFDTADRVLRIAQLESARWLRREQDVPEALR, encoded by the coding sequence GTGAACGGCCTCAACGGGACCAGGCGGCTGGCCAGCCCGGTTCGGCTCACCCTTGCCGCACGATTGGGCGCTGATATCGACGGGGCATGGTGGCCGCACACCGGGTCGGTGGCAAACGAGCTGCCCGAACTGGTCGGAGTCCTGCATCGATCACTCGGGGAAGTTGTTGATATTCGTGTCAATTGGTCAGCCTCCGAGGGGCAGCTCGACCTTGATTCGATCGTGACCGGTACTCGGAGCCCGACCGGGATAAAGCTGAGCCGGCCTCGTTTGATGATGGTGGCGGGCCGGGACGCGAACGTGAAACTCCTTGTCGTCCCGTGCAAGACGTCCGTCGCTCTCGGTGGGTTGGTGATGCGCTGTGCCGCGGCGATGCCTGTTGAGGAAACGGTGCGGCGCTCTCCCGCTTTCGACACCGCAGACCGGGTGTTGCGTATCGCTCAGCTCGAATCCGCAAGATGGTTACGGCGCGAGCAGGACGTGCCCGAAGCACTCCGGTGA
- a CDS encoding cold-shock protein produces the protein MTQGTVKWFNGEKGFGFIAPDGGAPDVFVHYSEITGGGFRSLDENQRVEFEITQGAKGPQAVGVTAI, from the coding sequence ATGACACAGGGAACTGTGAAATGGTTCAACGGCGAAAAGGGCTTCGGCTTCATCGCCCCTGACGGCGGCGCCCCGGACGTCTTCGTCCACTACTCCGAGATCACCGGTGGTGGATTCCGGTCGCTGGACGAGAATCAGCGTGTCGAGTTCGAGATCACCCAGGGAGCCAAGGGCCCCCAGGCAGTCGGAGTAACTGCGATCTAG
- a CDS encoding IS30 family transposase, which produces MRRVLFDLVCDGVAMRDAERRVGVSNGAGRYWWYQAGGMTLLKGSKGTRGIACPGERTREGGPGHRISYDERVTIMRGLDRGLSHAQIGQQLGRDRTVIWREVQRNRNADGDYHAGMAHARACQKAKRPKAFKLNNTGLCAAIEGWMDDGWSPKLIADMLARAHPDDRLGRVSHETIYKCLYVQGRGQLRADLNKCLSTKRTARKPRGSERRGTFSDVITISQRPATVEDRAVPGHWEGDLIVGTASGSAIGTLVERSTRFTILLHLPNDHTADSVAKAMIAAMNELPAHLRRSLTWDRGSEMAGWCDISMALQAPVYFCDPHSPWQRGSNENTNRLLRFWFEKGTDLSRYTKADLKSVQDKLNTRPRPTLDYDTPAQRLAALINQAA; this is translated from the coding sequence ATGCGTCGGGTGTTGTTTGACCTGGTGTGTGACGGTGTCGCGATGCGTGATGCCGAGCGTCGGGTCGGTGTGTCCAACGGTGCTGGACGGTACTGGTGGTATCAGGCTGGCGGCATGACTCTGCTCAAAGGAAGCAAGGGCACTCGCGGTATCGCCTGCCCGGGAGAGCGGACCCGCGAGGGCGGCCCGGGCCACCGGATCAGCTACGACGAACGCGTGACGATTATGCGGGGCCTGGATCGTGGCCTCAGCCACGCCCAGATCGGGCAGCAATTGGGCCGCGACCGCACCGTCATCTGGCGCGAAGTGCAACGTAACCGCAACGCCGACGGGGACTACCACGCCGGGATGGCCCATGCCCGAGCCTGTCAGAAAGCCAAGCGGCCCAAAGCGTTCAAGCTCAACAACACCGGATTGTGCGCGGCCATCGAAGGGTGGATGGACGATGGGTGGAGCCCGAAGCTGATCGCTGACATGTTGGCCCGCGCTCACCCTGATGACAGGCTGGGCAGGGTGAGCCACGAAACCATCTACAAGTGCCTCTACGTGCAAGGCCGTGGCCAGCTGCGCGCCGATCTGAACAAGTGCCTGTCGACCAAACGCACCGCCCGTAAACCCCGTGGCAGCGAGCGCCGCGGCACATTTAGTGACGTGATCACCATCAGCCAGCGCCCCGCCACGGTTGAGGACCGTGCCGTGCCCGGGCACTGGGAAGGAGATCTGATCGTGGGCACCGCCTCGGGTAGTGCGATCGGGACCCTGGTCGAGCGCAGCACCCGATTCACCATCTTGTTGCACCTGCCCAACGATCACACCGCGGATTCGGTGGCCAAGGCGATGATCGCGGCGATGAATGAGTTACCAGCGCATCTGCGGCGCAGCCTCACCTGGGATCGCGGCTCGGAGATGGCCGGCTGGTGTGACATCAGCATGGCCCTGCAGGCTCCGGTCTACTTCTGCGATCCACATTCACCCTGGCAGCGGGGCAGCAACGAGAACACCAACAGGCTGCTGCGGTTCTGGTTCGAAAAAGGCACCGACCTCAGCCGCTACACCAAGGCCGACCTCAAATCCGTCCAGGACAAGCTCAACACCCGACCCCGGCCCACCCTGGACTACGACACCCCCGCCCAACGCCTCGCCGCCCTCATCAACCAAGCCGCATAG
- a CDS encoding DUF808 domain-containing protein: protein MSAGLFGLLDDIAALARLAAASIDDIGAATGKATAKAAGVVIDDTAVTPQYVHGITAERELPVIKRIAIGSLRNKILFILPAALLLSQFAPWLLTPILMLGATYLCFEGAEKVWARFTGHGGHGGGEHGELTAAVGGDAEKYMVTGAIRTDFILSAEIMVIALNEVANQTFWPRLIILVIVALVITAAVYGVVAGIVKMDDIGLLLAQRSSQVAQKIGRGLVAGMPKLLAALSTIGTVAMLWVGGHILLAGTNTLGWRTIYDVVHHAEEAVHHAVGDPFGGLLAWLTNTAASAVIGLVVGTVVVGIMHVLPFGKKEKHDAPA from the coding sequence ATGAGCGCCGGCCTGTTCGGTTTGCTCGACGACATTGCCGCGCTGGCACGGCTGGCGGCAGCGTCGATCGACGACATCGGCGCGGCCACCGGTAAGGCGACCGCCAAGGCCGCCGGTGTGGTCATCGACGACACCGCGGTGACGCCGCAGTACGTGCACGGCATCACCGCCGAACGTGAGCTGCCGGTCATCAAGCGCATCGCGATCGGCTCGCTGCGCAACAAGATCCTGTTCATCCTGCCCGCGGCGTTGCTGCTCAGCCAGTTCGCGCCGTGGTTGCTGACGCCGATCCTGATGCTGGGTGCCACCTACCTCTGTTTCGAGGGCGCCGAGAAAGTCTGGGCGCGGTTCACCGGCCACGGAGGACACGGCGGCGGCGAGCACGGCGAGCTGACCGCGGCCGTCGGCGGGGACGCCGAGAAATACATGGTCACCGGCGCGATCCGCACAGACTTCATCTTGTCCGCCGAGATCATGGTGATCGCGCTCAACGAAGTGGCCAATCAGACCTTCTGGCCGCGACTGATCATCCTGGTGATCGTCGCGCTGGTGATCACCGCCGCGGTCTACGGCGTGGTGGCCGGCATCGTCAAGATGGACGACATCGGCCTGCTGCTGGCCCAGCGCTCATCGCAGGTCGCCCAGAAGATCGGTCGCGGTCTGGTCGCCGGGATGCCCAAGCTGCTGGCGGCCCTGTCGACCATCGGCACCGTCGCGATGCTCTGGGTCGGTGGACACATCCTGCTGGCCGGTACCAACACCCTGGGTTGGCGCACGATCTACGACGTGGTCCACCACGCCGAGGAGGCGGTCCACCACGCCGTGGGCGATCCGTTCGGCGGTCTGCTGGCCTGGCTGACCAACACCGCCGCCTCGGCAGTCATCGGGCTCGTGGTCGGCACCGTGGTGGTCGGGATCATGCACGTGCTGCCGTTCGGCAAGAAGGAGAAGCACGACGCGCCGGCGTGA
- a CDS encoding NCS2 family permease, whose protein sequence is MNRLDRFFEISARGSTPLSEIRGGLVTFIAMAYIIVLNPVVLSGAADVAGNKLEFAQVSATTCLAAGVMTILFGIIARLPFAFAAGLGINSFLATTVVGTVTWPEAMGLVVIDGLIIVALAASGFRRLVFDAVPMQLKLAITAGIGLFILFIGLVDAGFVGSTGLPSPPVGLGTGGEGSINTVPTVVFVFTLLVTGVLVARKIRGGILIGLVTGTVVAVIVEAIWHLGSAQEKHGGWGLSVPALSGSPFALPDLSLVGDVSLGAFSRIGYLAAIMVVFTLVFANFFDAMGTMTGLSREAGLSDSQGNFPRLKSALIVEGAGAVVGGSSSASSNTVFIESGAGIEEGSRTGLANLITGLLFLAAMFVAPLASIVPTEVAAAALVIVGAMMVSQLRHIDLSEFSVALPVVLTVATMAFSYSIANGIGVGFVAWAVLRSAAGKAREVSPLLWIVAAGFILYFARGWIESLIGM, encoded by the coding sequence ATGAATCGACTCGATCGCTTCTTCGAGATCTCGGCCCGCGGCTCGACGCCCCTCTCCGAGATCCGCGGAGGTCTGGTCACCTTCATCGCGATGGCCTACATCATCGTGCTGAACCCGGTCGTCCTCTCCGGCGCAGCCGACGTCGCGGGCAACAAGCTCGAGTTCGCACAGGTCTCGGCCACCACCTGTCTGGCGGCGGGCGTGATGACGATCCTGTTCGGGATCATCGCGCGGCTGCCGTTCGCCTTTGCCGCGGGCCTGGGGATCAACTCGTTTCTGGCCACAACCGTGGTCGGCACCGTCACCTGGCCCGAGGCCATGGGTCTGGTGGTCATCGACGGTCTGATCATCGTCGCGCTGGCGGCCAGTGGGTTCCGCCGTCTGGTGTTCGACGCAGTGCCCATGCAGCTCAAGTTGGCGATCACCGCGGGCATCGGCTTGTTCATCCTCTTCATAGGTCTGGTCGATGCCGGGTTCGTCGGCTCGACCGGTCTACCGTCTCCCCCGGTCGGTCTCGGCACCGGCGGGGAAGGCTCGATCAACACCGTGCCGACCGTCGTCTTCGTCTTCACCCTGCTGGTCACCGGCGTCCTGGTCGCCCGCAAGATCCGCGGGGGCATTCTGATCGGACTGGTCACCGGCACGGTGGTGGCAGTGATCGTCGAGGCGATCTGGCACCTCGGGTCAGCGCAGGAGAAACACGGCGGTTGGGGCCTGTCTGTACCGGCCCTTTCCGGTTCACCGTTCGCGCTGCCCGACCTGTCACTGGTCGGCGACGTCAGCCTGGGCGCCTTCAGCCGGATCGGGTACTTGGCGGCCATCATGGTGGTGTTCACCCTGGTGTTCGCCAACTTCTTCGATGCCATGGGCACGATGACCGGACTGTCTCGTGAGGCCGGCCTGTCCGACTCGCAGGGCAATTTTCCGCGGCTGAAATCAGCGCTGATCGTCGAAGGCGCGGGCGCCGTCGTCGGCGGCTCCTCATCGGCGTCGTCGAACACCGTCTTCATCGAGTCCGGCGCGGGCATCGAGGAGGGCTCCCGCACGGGGCTGGCCAACCTGATCACCGGTCTGCTGTTCCTGGCAGCCATGTTCGTGGCCCCGCTGGCTTCGATCGTGCCCACCGAAGTGGCTGCTGCGGCGCTGGTGATCGTCGGCGCCATGATGGTGTCGCAGCTGCGCCATATCGATCTCTCGGAGTTCTCGGTGGCGCTGCCCGTCGTGCTCACTGTCGCCACCATGGCGTTCAGCTACTCGATCGCCAACGGTATCGGCGTCGGCTTCGTGGCCTGGGCAGTCCTGCGATCGGCGGCCGGCAAGGCTCGCGAGGTCAGCCCGCTGCTGTGGATCGTGGCGGCCGGCTTCATCCTGTACTTCGCCCGAGGCTGGATCGAGTCACTCATCGGCATGTAA